The following coding sequences lie in one Amycolatopsis cihanbeyliensis genomic window:
- a CDS encoding SDR family oxidoreductase, giving the protein MNTPTVLVTGATGTVGSALVPALQARGVTVRAMIRNPDRPVPGVENVVADLREPESVAAALRGMDAAFLNSPSTEDAAELQIRFAELARNAGVHRLVLLSQYAARADSPVRFLRWHAEVEAYVRGLDLDHTVLRPNLYLQALLGLAGTITQGWFAAPIGGAAVSAIDTRDIADVAAAVLTSTGHTGHTYTLTGPRAVTHEQIAHALSTATGKDITFHDASADRFTAALTGVLPSWQLEGLVEDYAHYARGEAAGVSASVADLTGHPARDLTDFARDYATAFTAA; this is encoded by the coding sequence ATGAACACCCCCACCGTGCTCGTGACCGGCGCGACCGGAACCGTCGGATCCGCACTGGTCCCCGCACTGCAAGCCCGCGGCGTCACCGTCCGCGCGATGATCCGCAACCCCGACCGTCCCGTGCCAGGCGTCGAGAACGTCGTCGCCGACCTGCGGGAGCCGGAGTCGGTCGCCGCCGCGCTGCGGGGCATGGACGCGGCCTTCCTGAACAGCCCCTCCACCGAGGACGCCGCCGAGCTGCAAATCCGGTTCGCCGAGCTGGCCCGGAACGCCGGGGTGCACCGGCTGGTCCTGCTCTCGCAGTACGCGGCACGCGCCGACTCACCGGTGCGGTTCCTGCGCTGGCACGCCGAGGTCGAGGCGTACGTCCGGGGGCTCGACCTCGACCACACCGTGCTGCGCCCCAACCTCTACCTGCAGGCGCTGCTCGGCCTCGCGGGCACCATCACGCAGGGCTGGTTCGCCGCGCCCATCGGCGGCGCGGCGGTCAGCGCCATCGACACCAGGGACATCGCCGATGTCGCCGCGGCCGTGCTGACCAGCACCGGGCATACCGGCCACACCTACACGCTGACCGGACCCCGCGCCGTGACCCACGAGCAGATCGCCCACGCGCTGTCCACCGCCACCGGGAAGGACATCACCTTCCACGACGCCTCCGCCGACCGGTTCACCGCCGCACTGACCGGCGTCCTCCCCTCATGGCAGCTCGAGGGCCTCGTCGAGGACTACGCGCACTACGCCAGGGGCGAGGCCGCCGGGGTGTCCGCCTCGGTCGCCGACCTCACCGGACACCCCGCACGCGACCTCACCGACTTCGCCCGCGACTACGCCACCGCGTTCACCGCGGCGTGA